CGGCGGCGTTCACGGCGGCGGCCCGGGGGCCGGCGCGCCCGTCGTCGTACATCAGCCCCGGGGTGAGCGGGGTGCCGTGGGCGTCGGCGAGCAGGATCGTGCCGGAGGTGCCGTCCACGGCCAGCCCGCGGACCTGCCGGGGATCGAGGCCGGTCAGGGCCTTGCGGCAGGCGGCGGACAGCGCGCCCCACCACTCCTCGGAGTCCTGCTCGTGCCGGTTGCCGTCGCGCCGGCTGGTCAGCGGGCGGGTGGCGGTGGCGAGGACCCGGCCGGTGCCGTCGACGGCGGCGCAGCGTGCGCTCTGGGTACCGAGGTCGAGGCCGAGCCAGATGCCGTCGAGGGGGGTGGCCGGGGTGCCGCGGGGGCGGTGCGGGTCAGTCAAGGGTTCCTCCAGGGGCGGTACGGGGGGTTGCCGCGGGGTCGACGGGGTTGCCGGTGGCCTCGGCCGCCCGTCGGGCGTTCCCCGGGCGGGCGGCGCCGCCGGGCCGCGCCGCCGCGGCTTCGGGCCACCGCGCGCGGCCGCGCCAGCCGGCCTCGCGGGCGAGCCCGCGCCACCCGAGGAAGTCCTCGTAAAGCGCGGCGTAGAACTCCGCCCGCGTCGGGTCCGGCTGCCAACTGCGCTGCATCCGGACGTACTTGGCGGCCGCGCTGTGCATGCTGGTCTCGGCCCCGGTGCGGACGAGACCGGTGAGGAAGGCGCCCTTGGCACCGAGTTCGGTGTCGCCGGAGCGGGCGGTGGGCACACCCGTGGCGTCCGCGATCAGTGCGCACCAGGCGTCGCTGTTGGCCCCGCCGCCGCACAGCCGCAGCTCGCCGACGTCCGTGCGGGCCGCGGCCAGCGCGTCGCGCAGGACCAGCGAGAGCCCGTCGAAGACGGCGCGTGCCAGGTCGGCGGGGGTGTGCTCCAGGGACAGGCCCCAGAAGGAGCCACGGGCCCCCGGGTCGAGGAACGGGGCGCGCTCGCCGGCCGGCGAGAGGTACGGCAGGAACATCAGGCCGCGGGCGCCGGGCTCCGATTCGAAGGCCAGTTGTGCCAGCTCGGGCGGTCCGGGCAGGTGCAGCAGCCGGGCCGCCCAGCCGAGCACCTCGGCGCCGTTGAGGGTGGGGAAGGCCCGCAGCACGCGTTCGCGGCCGCGGTAGGCGATGTGGATGCCGGACGGCTCGCCGTCGGTGTCGATGTGGGTACGGACGATCTCGGTGCACAGCGTGGTGCCGAGGATGGCGCACGCCTGGCCGGGGTTGACCACGCCCACGCCGCGGGCGGTGGAGGCGATGTCGTAGGGCGCCATCACGACCGGGAGCCCGGCGGGCAGGCCGAGTTCGGCGGCGGCCCGGCTGGTCATCTCGGCGATCCGCTGCGACTCCCCCAGGACGGTGGGCAGCAGCCGTTCGTAGGCGCCGAGGCCGAACAGGTCGAGGATGGCGGGGTCGTAGGCGCCGGTGGCGTGGTCGAGGAACGGGGCGGAGGCGTCGGATTCATCGGTCGCGCGGACCCCGGTGAACCGCAGGAAGAGCCAGCCGGCGGCGGTGAGCGAGGTGGCGGAGCGGGCCAGCCGCCCGGGGTCGTGCGCGGCGAGCCAGCTGAAGAGGGCGTTGGGCATCCCGGCGCAGGTCAGCGACCCGTTGCGGCGGAACGCGGCCTCCAGGACGCCCTCGCGCTGCCAGGCGGTCAGCTGGTCGCCGGCGCGGCCGTCGGACCACAGGATGGCGGGCCCGGTGGGCCGGCCGCGGTCGTCGACGAACCAGGCGCCGTCGCCCTGGGCGGTGAAGGACACCAGCCAGACCGGGTCGGTCAGCCCGTCCAGCACGGTGCGGACGGTGTGCACGACGGCGTTCCAGACGGCGTCCATGTCCTGTTCGGCCCAGCCGGGGTGCGGGCGCAGCACCTCGGTGGTCCGGCGGGCGACGGCGATCTCGGTGCCCTGGTCGTCGAAGACCACGGACTTGATCACCGTGGTGCCGACGTCGACGGTCAGTACGGACATCAGTGCGCGCCTTTCACGCCGGTGCCGAGGCGGCGGCGGTCGCGGAGCCGGGGTCCGCGGCGGCGGCCCGGGCCGTCCCCGCCTCGTCCGGCAGCTGGAGGAAGTGGGCGAGCAGGAAGCTCACCGCGTACATCCCCGCGAAGATCCAGATGACCCCTTCGACGCCGAGCGGGCCGACGAAGACCGCGACGACGGCCGGGCCGACGAAGGTGCTGGCGCCCGCGCCCAGGTTGAGGGCGGCCAGCGCCTGCCCCTGGTGCTTCGGCTCCAGCGTGGGCACCAGCGCTGAAAGCGGGACATAACCTGCCAGCGTAGCGCCGTAGAAGGCGGCGACGAGGAGGGCGAGCGGGAAGTTCGGGCCCGCGACGTGCGGGACGTAGAAGAGCAGCAGGGTGCTCACCGTGCAGCCGGCACCGCCGAACCAGGCGATGGTGCGGCGCCAGCCGAGGCGGTCGCCGACCACGCCGAACAGCAGGTTGGCGAAGATGTTGGTGGCGAACATCGCGCTGAGCAGGTGCAGCCACTGGGTGAGGCTGAAGCCGACGGTCCTGGTGAAGTGGATCGGCATGATCACGAAGAAGCCGAACTGCGAGGCTGTGTTGATGACGCGGACGAGGGAGCCCACCCCGACCCGGGGGTTGCGCCACAGCACGGTGACACTGCCGACCAGCGTGGCCAGCGGCCCGTCCCCGGCGCGCGGCCGCCGGCCGCCGTGGTCGTCGCGGACCAGCAGCAGGGCGATCAGTCCGCCCGCGGCGACCAGGGCCAGCGCGGCCCACAGGGTGGCGTAGGAGCCGATCCGCGGGATGAGTCCGCTGGCGACGAGCGAGCCGAGGGTGGGCAGCCCGCCGGTGAAGGCGAACCAGAACCACCCCATGGCGGTGCCCAGCCGGGCCCGCGGCGCGACCCCGGCGATCCAGACCAGGAAGCCGTACGCGAACAGCGGGTAGCCCAGGCCGCGCAGCCCGTAGCTGATCATCATCAGCGGGTAGCCGGCCAGCGGGATCGCCGCGGTCAGGAAGAGCAGCTGGAAGACGGCCCAGATGGCCAGGCCGGTCCACATCACGCGGCGCGGGCCCCAGAGGTCGGAGAGCACCCCGGAGAGCCAGGCGGCGAGGCCGGCCGCGATGCCGTAGACGGTGAAGAGCAGCGCGACCCGGGACTCCGAGACGCCCCGGTCGATGAGGTACGGCGACAGGTAGCCGGACTCGACCCCGTCTCCGATCATGAAGAGGAGGAGTCCGAGGTATCCCCAGGCGAGGGTCGGCGGGATGCCCAGGCGGGTGATCAGCGAACGCGGCGGAGAGTTCGTCATCGAATCTCCCTTTCTGCGGCGGCGGCAGGAGGGGTGAGGGGTGGGAACGGAGCGATGGAACAGCCGCGCAGAATCGGGCGTCAATGGCCGGTGGAATCTTCGCACCGAAGCCATGACCAGCCATGTTGCGTCCCACCGGAACCGCATGTGGACACCGCGGCCGCCGCGCGCGCAGTGTTAAATCCGTGCGAACATAACGCGGCGAATTCACCGGGTGGACGGGGCGGCGCCGGCGGAGGGAGCGGAGCGATGGACCGGGTCGAGGCCCAGGAGGAGCGGCGGCGCCGGATGCGCGAGACCGTCATCGCCCGCGGTTTCGTGCGCACCGCGGATCTCGCGGAGGAGTTCGGCATCAGTCTGATGACCGCGCACCGGGACCTGGACGCCCTCCAGGCGCAGGGCTGGCTGCGCAAGGTCCGCGGCGGCGCGACCGGACTGCCCTCGGCTCAGTTCCACGGCAGCGTCGCGGAGCGGATGGCGACCATGGCACAG
The sequence above is a segment of the Streptomyces lydicus genome. Coding sequences within it:
- a CDS encoding FGGY-family carbohydrate kinase, with the translated sequence MSVLTVDVGTTVIKSVVFDDQGTEIAVARRTTEVLRPHPGWAEQDMDAVWNAVVHTVRTVLDGLTDPVWLVSFTAQGDGAWFVDDRGRPTGPAILWSDGRAGDQLTAWQREGVLEAAFRRNGSLTCAGMPNALFSWLAAHDPGRLARSATSLTAAGWLFLRFTGVRATDESDASAPFLDHATGAYDPAILDLFGLGAYERLLPTVLGESQRIAEMTSRAAAELGLPAGLPVVMAPYDIASTARGVGVVNPGQACAILGTTLCTEIVRTHIDTDGEPSGIHIAYRGRERVLRAFPTLNGAEVLGWAARLLHLPGPPELAQLAFESEPGARGLMFLPYLSPAGERAPFLDPGARGSFWGLSLEHTPADLARAVFDGLSLVLRDALAAARTDVGELRLCGGGANSDAWCALIADATGVPTARSGDTELGAKGAFLTGLVRTGAETSMHSAAAKYVRMQRSWQPDPTRAEFYAALYEDFLGWRGLAREAGWRGRARWPEAAAARPGGAARPGNARRAAEATGNPVDPAATPRTAPGGTLD
- a CDS encoding MFS transporter, whose protein sequence is MTNSPPRSLITRLGIPPTLAWGYLGLLLFMIGDGVESGYLSPYLIDRGVSESRVALLFTVYGIAAGLAAWLSGVLSDLWGPRRVMWTGLAIWAVFQLLFLTAAIPLAGYPLMMISYGLRGLGYPLFAYGFLVWIAGVAPRARLGTAMGWFWFAFTGGLPTLGSLVASGLIPRIGSYATLWAALALVAAGGLIALLLVRDDHGGRRPRAGDGPLATLVGSVTVLWRNPRVGVGSLVRVINTASQFGFFVIMPIHFTRTVGFSLTQWLHLLSAMFATNIFANLLFGVVGDRLGWRRTIAWFGGAGCTVSTLLLFYVPHVAGPNFPLALLVAAFYGATLAGYVPLSALVPTLEPKHQGQALAALNLGAGASTFVGPAVVAVFVGPLGVEGVIWIFAGMYAVSFLLAHFLQLPDEAGTARAAAADPGSATAAASAPA